In the Clostridium beijerinckii genome, one interval contains:
- a CDS encoding single-stranded DNA-binding protein — protein sequence MDNLMLNNKIYLEGKVTSGLEFSHEMYGEGFYTFDLDVMRLSDSVDKLNITVSERLLSDIKLDEGVEIIVEGQLRSYNKFIDGSNKLILTVFARNIEPCLERSKNPNEIFLDGYICKEPIYRTTPFGREIADVLLAVNRAYNKSDYIPTIAWGRNSRFCQTLNVGDNIKVWGRLQSREYQKKVSDSEVVKKIAYEVSISKMERANKEESTGEEGAV from the coding sequence ATGGATAATTTGATGTTAAATAACAAAATTTACCTTGAAGGCAAGGTAACATCTGGATTAGAGTTTAGTCATGAAATGTATGGGGAGGGTTTCTACACTTTTGATTTAGATGTAATGAGATTAAGTGATTCAGTAGATAAATTAAATATTACTGTTTCAGAAAGATTACTAAGTGACATAAAGCTTGATGAGGGTGTTGAAATAATTGTTGAAGGTCAACTTAGATCTTATAACAAGTTTATTGATGGATCTAACAAGCTAATACTTACTGTTTTTGCAAGAAACATTGAACCATGTCTAGAAAGAAGTAAAAATCCCAATGAAATATTTTTAGATGGATACATTTGTAAGGAGCCTATTTATAGAACTACACCATTTGGACGTGAGATTGCAGATGTATTACTTGCCGTAAATAGAGCATACAATAAATCAGATTATATTCCAACTATTGCCTGGGGAAGAAACTCAAGATTCTGTCAAACTTTAAATGTTGGAGATAATATTAAGGTATGGGGAAGACTTCAAAGCAGAGAATATCAAAAAAAGGTATCTGATAGTGAAGTTGTGAAAAAGATTGCATATGAGGTATCAATCTCAAAAATGGAAAGAGCTAATAAGGAAGAGAGCACTGGAGAAGAGGGCGCAGTATAG
- the dapA gene encoding 4-hydroxy-tetrahydrodipicolinate synthase: MSIFQGSAVAIVTPFNENGINFESLKNLLEWHVKEGTDAIVICGTTGEATTMTEKEKKDAIKFTVDVINKRIPVIAGTGSNNTAAAISMSKYAESVGVDGLLVITPYYNKTTQNGLIKHFKAINDEVNTPIVLYNVPSRTGVNIAPKTLAKLAELSNVVAIKEASGNISQILQMKALCRDSIDIYSGNDDQIVSIMSIGGIGVISVLANIIPSKVHEIAEKCLANKFKEALDIQLDTLSLANTLFLETNPIPVKTAMNLMGLDVGPLRLPLCEMDNNNEEILKAALLDYKLI, translated from the coding sequence ATGTCAATATTTCAAGGCTCAGCTGTAGCTATAGTTACGCCATTTAATGAAAATGGAATAAACTTCGAATCACTTAAAAATTTATTAGAATGGCACGTTAAAGAAGGTACTGATGCCATTGTAATTTGTGGTACTACAGGTGAAGCTACTACGATGACAGAAAAAGAGAAAAAAGATGCAATTAAATTTACAGTTGATGTAATAAACAAAAGAATTCCTGTAATTGCAGGAACCGGTTCAAACAATACTGCTGCTGCTATTTCAATGAGTAAATATGCTGAAAGCGTTGGAGTAGATGGACTTCTTGTTATTACACCATATTACAATAAAACTACTCAAAATGGTTTGATAAAACATTTTAAAGCTATAAATGATGAGGTTAATACTCCTATTGTACTTTATAACGTACCGAGTAGGACAGGTGTTAATATTGCACCTAAAACTTTAGCTAAGCTTGCTGAATTAAGCAATGTTGTTGCGATAAAAGAAGCTAGCGGAAATATCAGCCAAATACTTCAAATGAAGGCGCTTTGCAGAGATTCTATAGATATTTATTCTGGTAATGATGATCAAATTGTATCTATAATGTCTATTGGAGGTATAGGCGTAATTTCAGTTTTAGCTAATATAATTCCAAGTAAAGTTCATGAAATAGCTGAAAAATGTTTAGCTAATAAATTTAAGGAAGCTTTAGATATTCAATTAGACACATTATCTTTAGCTAATACTTTATTTTTAGAAACGAATCCAATCCCAGTTAAAACAGCCATGAATCTTATGGGCCTCGATGTTGGTCCTTTAAGGCTTCCACTTTGTGAAATGGATAATAACAATGAGGAAATACTAAAAGCTGCTTTGCTAGATTATAAATTGATATAA
- the dapD gene encoding 2,3,4,5-tetrahydropyridine-2,6-dicarboxylate N-acetyltransferase: MSYNLTDPYEIARFIKESKKSTPVKVYVNGDLSNAEMNDVEWYGSNGFYILMGESDSITKIVLDNKHLIKHFRIENDRRNSAIPMLDLLEVDARIEPGAIIRDKVTIGKNAVIMMGAVINIGAEIGDGTMVDMNAVVGARGQLGKNVHLGAGAVVAGVLEPPSKEPCMIGDNALIGANSVILEGVKIGAGSVVAAGSVVTEDVPDNVVVAGSPAKIIKAVDDKTKDKTQILDDLRK, encoded by the coding sequence ATGTCATATAATTTAACGGATCCTTATGAAATTGCTAGATTTATTAAGGAATCAAAAAAATCTACTCCAGTAAAAGTCTATGTTAATGGAGATTTAAGCAATGCTGAAATGAATGATGTAGAGTGGTACGGTTCTAACGGATTTTATATACTAATGGGAGAATCTGATTCTATAACTAAAATAGTTTTAGATAATAAACACCTTATAAAACACTTTAGAATAGAAAATGATAGGAGAAATTCTGCTATTCCAATGCTAGATTTACTTGAAGTTGACGCTAGAATTGAGCCAGGTGCTATCATCAGAGATAAGGTTACTATTGGTAAAAATGCAGTAATAATGATGGGTGCAGTAATAAACATTGGTGCTGAAATCGGAGATGGAACTATGGTTGACATGAATGCTGTAGTTGGTGCTCGTGGACAATTAGGTAAGAATGTTCATCTAGGTGCTGGTGCTGTTGTTGCTGGAGTATTAGAACCACCAAGCAAAGAACCATGTATGATTGGCGATAATGCCTTAATTGGTGCTAATTCTGTAATCCTTGAAGGCGTTAAGATAGGTGCAGGTAGCGTTGTAGCTGCTGGTTCTGTTGTTACAGAAGATGTTCCAGACAACGTTGTTGTAGCTGGTTCTCCTGCTAAGATAATCAAGGCAGTAGATGACAAGACAAAAGATAAAACTCAAATATTAGATGACTTAAGAAAGTAA
- a CDS encoding polysaccharide deacetylase family protein: MTWKKKRIGIDIFLIIFLVFISIGISKAIQAMGNIQEEDPIYCVDTNEKVISLTFDINWAEKDNLNVILDILDKYNVKGTFFIMGGWVNYSEDNVEKLKAIKERGHEIGNHSYKHPMFTKIGADRMKEEIEKTNDTIEKYTGERPKLFRFPSGDYNKESFSKVRNLGYVPIQWSVDSVDWKEISEETEYNRVMKNVKPGSILLFHNNAKYTPNNLDRIIKELKDKGYEFKSVGQMIYSDNYSIDNQGIQHKNN; the protein is encoded by the coding sequence TTGATTATCTTTTTAGTATTTATATCTATAGGGATTAGCAAAGCGATACAGGCAATGGGTAATATTCAGGAAGAAGATCCTATATATTGTGTTGATACTAATGAAAAAGTTATTAGTTTAACATTTGATATAAATTGGGCAGAAAAAGATAATTTGAATGTAATATTAGACATATTGGACAAATATAATGTAAAAGGAACATTCTTCATAATGGGGGGATGGGTAAATTACAGCGAGGACAATGTGGAGAAGCTTAAGGCAATAAAGGAGAGGGGGCATGAAATAGGTAATCATAGCTACAAACATCCTATGTTCACTAAAATAGGAGCAGATAGAATGAAAGAGGAGATAGAAAAGACTAATGATACAATTGAAAAATATACAGGTGAAAGACCTAAGCTATTTAGGTTTCCAAGTGGAGATTATAATAAAGAGTCTTTTTCAAAAGTAAGAAACCTAGGATATGTACCAATTCAATGGAGTGTTGATTCTGTAGATTGGAAAGAGATATCTGAAGAAACTGAATATAACAGAGTTATGAAAAACGTTAAACCAGGATCTATACTTCTTTTTCATAATAATGCAAAGTATACTCCAAATAATTTAGATAGAATTATTAAAGAACTAAAGGATAAAGGATATGAGTTTAAATCAGTAGGTCAAATGATATATTCAGATAACTATAGCATAGACAATCAAGGGATTCAACATAAAAATAATTAA
- a CDS encoding pyridoxal phosphate-dependent aminotransferase: protein MNKQVEKIQISGIRRFAEKVKKVEGAISLTIGQPDFPVPIDISEAMIQAIRDNKTVYTSNAGVDELREEICNYLRTFDIEYNKDEICITVGGSEGLYSVLFAVMNSGDKILIPGPAYPAYENISIMIGADVVTYPLNEDFTLNLDKIREKLENENIKVLMLSFPSNPTGAILSKEQRNELVELIKNKNIIVITDEMYSSIIFDDYYSVAQAKEIKDKVIYVSGFSKIFSMTGLRIGYVACCEQYMKEIMKVHQYGVSCAPSIAQYGVLEGLKKSLNDVENMRKTFERRKDYCLNRLRDLNLEVAEPKGAFYIFPSIKKFNVSSEEFCEKLLNEGKLACVPGTAFGDLGEGYMRISYCYSDEILKEAFDRFERFLKLNFPNF, encoded by the coding sequence ATGAATAAACAAGTAGAGAAAATACAAATCTCGGGAATAAGAAGATTTGCCGAGAAAGTTAAGAAAGTTGAAGGAGCAATATCGCTAACCATCGGACAGCCAGATTTTCCTGTGCCAATAGATATATCTGAGGCTATGATTCAGGCTATAAGAGATAATAAAACAGTTTATACATCAAATGCAGGTGTTGACGAACTTAGAGAAGAAATTTGTAATTACTTAAGAACATTTGATATTGAATATAATAAAGATGAAATATGCATAACAGTTGGTGGAAGTGAAGGATTATATTCAGTATTATTTGCTGTTATGAATTCAGGAGATAAAATATTAATACCTGGACCTGCTTATCCAGCTTATGAAAATATTTCTATAATGATAGGGGCAGATGTAGTAACATATCCTTTAAATGAAGATTTTACATTAAATTTAGATAAAATTAGAGAAAAATTAGAGAATGAAAACATTAAAGTATTAATGTTGTCATTTCCATCAAATCCTACAGGTGCAATTTTATCTAAGGAGCAAAGAAACGAACTTGTTGAATTAATAAAAAATAAAAATATTATAGTAATAACAGATGAAATGTATTCGTCTATAATTTTTGATGATTATTATTCAGTAGCACAGGCAAAGGAAATAAAAGATAAAGTCATATATGTAAGTGGTTTTTCTAAAATATTTTCTATGACAGGGCTTAGAATAGGTTATGTTGCATGCTGTGAACAGTACATGAAAGAAATAATGAAAGTACATCAATATGGTGTTTCGTGTGCACCTTCTATTGCACAATATGGAGTTCTTGAAGGGCTAAAAAAATCTTTAAATGATGTAGAAAATATGAGAAAGACCTTTGAAAGAAGAAAAGACTACTGTTTGAATAGATTAAGGGATCTTAATTTGGAAGTTGCAGAACCTAAGGGAGCATTTTATATATTTCCTTCAATTAAAAAGTTCAATGTGTCTTCTGAAGAGTTCTGTGAAAAGTTATTAAATGAAGGAAAGCTTGCTTGCGTACCAGGTACAGCCTTTGGTGATTTAGGGGAAGGATATATGAGAATTTCATATTGCTATAGTGATGAAATTTTAAAAGAGGCATTTGATAGATTTGAAAGATTTTTAAAACTAAATTTTCCAAATTTCTAA
- a CDS encoding pyrimidine/purine nucleoside phosphorylase, with product MGEFKNVTAVKKANVYFDGKVTSRTIIFEDGERKTLGIMLPGDYEFGTGDKEVMEILGGAMDVKLPGSDKFDTYKEGDTFIVPANSKFSLIVKEVADYCCSYIKE from the coding sequence ATGGGTGAATTTAAAAATGTAACAGCAGTTAAAAAAGCTAATGTGTATTTTGATGGAAAGGTAACTAGCAGAACTATAATATTTGAAGATGGTGAAAGAAAAACTTTGGGGATAATGTTACCTGGGGATTACGAATTTGGAACTGGAGATAAAGAGGTAATGGAGATCCTAGGAGGGGCAATGGATGTAAAATTACCAGGTTCAGATAAATTTGATACATACAAAGAAGGAGATACTTTTATAGTACCTGCAAACTCTAAATTCAGTCTAATAGTAAAAGAAGTGGCAGATTACTGTTGCTCTTATATTAAAGAATAG
- a CDS encoding aspartate-semialdehyde dehydrogenase yields the protein MYNIAIVGATGNVGRKFLEILEERNFPVNNLYLFASKRSEGSTLSFRGKDYVVEETCEKNIKDKKIDYALFSAGGDASTEFAPIFAQYGAVVIDNSSAWRMDPEVPLVVPEVNPEDIKLHKGIIANPNCSTIQAMPIMKALHDKYGIKRIVYSTYQAVSGAGVQGIRDLEDGVKGVAPKKFPYPIAGNVLPHIDVFLEDGYTKEEEKMIKETRKILHEPDLRVTATTARVPVLNGHSESINVELNSEFDIKDIFELFGNTQGVTVYDKVDELKYPTALEVSGKDDVYVGRIRRDFSVDNGLNLWVVGDNIRKGAALNAIQIAEIMIKDNK from the coding sequence GTGTATAATATTGCAATAGTTGGGGCTACTGGAAATGTAGGTAGAAAATTTTTAGAAATCTTAGAAGAAAGAAACTTTCCAGTAAATAATTTATATCTTTTTGCATCAAAGAGATCTGAAGGAAGTACTCTATCATTTAGAGGAAAGGATTATGTAGTTGAAGAAACTTGTGAAAAGAATATAAAAGATAAAAAAATAGATTATGCACTATTTTCAGCTGGCGGAGATGCTAGTACAGAATTTGCACCTATTTTTGCGCAATATGGGGCAGTAGTAATTGACAATAGCAGTGCATGGAGAATGGACCCTGAGGTGCCACTTGTAGTACCAGAAGTTAATCCAGAAGATATCAAACTTCATAAAGGAATAATTGCAAATCCAAATTGTTCAACAATCCAAGCAATGCCTATAATGAAAGCTTTACATGACAAATATGGAATTAAGAGAATAGTTTATTCAACATACCAAGCAGTATCTGGGGCTGGTGTCCAAGGTATAAGAGATTTAGAAGATGGTGTTAAGGGTGTTGCACCTAAGAAGTTCCCTTATCCTATTGCTGGTAATGTTTTACCTCATATAGATGTATTTTTAGAAGATGGTTACACAAAAGAAGAAGAAAAGATGATTAAAGAAACTAGAAAAATTCTTCATGAACCAGATTTAAGAGTAACTGCTACTACAGCTAGAGTTCCAGTACTTAATGGGCATAGTGAAAGCATCAATGTTGAACTTAATTCTGAATTTGATATAAAAGATATTTTCGAATTATTTGGAAACACTCAAGGTGTAACTGTATATGATAAAGTAGACGAATTAAAATATCCAACTGCTCTTGAAGTTTCAGGAAAAGACGACGTTTATGTTGGAAGAATCAGAAGAGATTTTAGTGTGGATAATGGTTTAAACCTATGGGTTGTTGGTGATAACATAAGAAAAGGTGCAGCACTTAATGCTATTCAAATTGCTGAAATAATGATAAAAGATAATAAATAG
- the dapB gene encoding 4-hydroxy-tetrahydrodipicolinate reductase, with the protein MIKIVLNGCSGKMGKMITECADKFKNLEIVAGIDKFPSNAPYPIFESTEDLNIQYDVLLDFSRADALHSLLEITEKTNKPLVICSTGFTPEDLSLIDEKSTTLKLFRSGNMSFGINLINSLLKKVTPLLYGNYDIEIVEKHHNQKVDAPSGTAIMLADSIKDSIEDTTKYIYGREGNSKREENEIGIHAVRGGGIIGDHDVIFAGTGEVIELTHKAISREVFAVGALKACEYMASVSQPGLYDMSDVIGIQ; encoded by the coding sequence ATGATAAAAATAGTATTAAATGGTTGCTCAGGTAAGATGGGTAAGATGATTACAGAGTGCGCTGATAAATTTAAGAACTTAGAGATTGTTGCTGGAATTGATAAATTTCCAAGTAATGCTCCATATCCTATCTTTGAAAGCACTGAGGATTTAAACATCCAATATGATGTTTTATTAGATTTTTCAAGAGCTGATGCTCTTCATAGTCTATTAGAAATAACAGAAAAAACTAACAAACCATTAGTAATATGTTCAACTGGCTTTACACCAGAAGATTTATCTTTAATAGATGAAAAGAGTACTACTCTTAAGCTATTTAGGTCAGGTAACATGTCTTTTGGTATTAATTTAATTAATTCTCTTTTAAAGAAAGTAACTCCTCTACTCTATGGAAACTATGATATTGAAATAGTTGAAAAGCATCATAATCAAAAGGTGGATGCTCCAAGTGGAACTGCAATTATGCTTGCTGATTCCATAAAAGACTCTATAGAAGATACAACAAAGTACATCTATGGAAGAGAAGGAAATTCCAAAAGAGAAGAAAATGAAATTGGTATACATGCAGTTAGAGGTGGTGGTATAATTGGAGACCACGATGTTATCTTTGCCGGAACTGGTGAAGTAATAGAATTAACTCATAAAGCAATTTCAAGAGAAGTTTTCGCAGTTGGTGCTCTAAAAGCGTGTGAATATATGGCTTCTGTATCTCAACCTGGATTATATGACATGAGTGATGTTATAGGAATTCAATAA
- a CDS encoding MGMT family protein → MKKIMNEQLIYEVLSVVEEIPEGKVATYGQIAILIGRDKNARLVGKILSQAEFYGQYPCHRVVNHAGRLVPGWDEQRFLLLEEGVSFKNSNHVDMKKNKWEY, encoded by the coding sequence ATGAAAAAGATAATGAATGAACAATTAATTTATGAAGTACTTTCAGTTGTAGAAGAAATCCCTGAAGGGAAAGTAGCTACATATGGACAAATTGCTATTCTTATTGGCAGAGACAAAAATGCACGGCTTGTTGGGAAGATTCTTAGTCAGGCAGAATTTTATGGGCAATATCCATGTCATCGTGTGGTAAATCATGCTGGAAGATTGGTACCAGGGTGGGATGAACAACGATTTCTGCTATTAGAAGAAGGTGTATCCTTTAAAAATAGTAATCATGTTGATATGAAGAAAAATAAGTGGGAATATTAG